The Marinobacter qingdaonensis genome includes a region encoding these proteins:
- a CDS encoding D-amino acid dehydrogenase, which produces MRIAVIGGGVIGLTTAYALVRNGHEVDLIEQRDNVALETSFANGGQLSYRYVAPLADSGVPFQALGWMLRSSSPLRFRPKFCPKQWRWCMAFLLACRQSVNKRNSAHLLRLALLSQRVLRKWREQDCLDGFAWRANGKLVVYRHRSSWRKASDAQSRDEYQVLSPNQCLETEPALRHLYAKLQGGIYAPGDEVADCHRFCKQLLDRLRLSSGFHLHTGRKVSTLQLDRSKAKALCMGIDELEFDHVVIAAGIGSVSLLDSLGIKVPVYPLKGYSLSLSLQGREGVPETNVTDYDNKVVYARLDDQLRVAAMVDIGGWDSGISTGRVADLRKIAQNSFPYAGDFQHADAWAGMRPATPEGTPVLGASSIDNLWLNIGHGSLGFTLACGSAEIVSSLIEGRSPTIKLDGLSRQ; this is translated from the coding sequence ATGCGAATAGCGGTAATTGGTGGTGGCGTGATCGGCCTAACTACAGCCTATGCACTGGTGCGCAATGGGCATGAAGTCGACCTTATCGAGCAACGTGACAACGTTGCACTTGAAACCAGTTTTGCCAATGGAGGGCAACTAAGTTACCGGTACGTCGCTCCGTTGGCAGATTCTGGTGTGCCTTTTCAGGCGCTAGGCTGGATGCTTCGGAGTAGTTCCCCTCTGCGCTTTCGACCTAAATTCTGCCCAAAGCAGTGGCGCTGGTGCATGGCTTTTTTGCTTGCCTGCAGGCAATCGGTAAACAAACGCAACTCAGCTCATCTTCTGCGCTTGGCACTACTCAGTCAAAGGGTTTTGCGCAAATGGCGCGAACAAGATTGTTTGGATGGTTTTGCCTGGCGCGCCAACGGCAAGCTTGTGGTTTACCGTCACCGCAGTAGCTGGCGCAAAGCAAGTGATGCGCAATCAAGGGATGAATATCAAGTCCTAAGTCCGAACCAGTGCCTGGAGACTGAACCTGCGTTACGTCATTTGTACGCAAAGCTGCAAGGTGGAATTTATGCGCCTGGAGATGAGGTGGCAGACTGCCACCGTTTCTGCAAGCAGCTGCTTGACCGTCTTCGACTATCCAGTGGCTTCCATCTACATACCGGCAGGAAGGTGTCAACGCTGCAGTTGGATCGAAGTAAAGCCAAAGCATTATGTATGGGTATTGATGAGTTGGAGTTTGATCATGTCGTGATTGCTGCGGGAATTGGTAGCGTTTCGCTTTTGGATTCTCTTGGAATAAAAGTGCCTGTTTATCCGTTAAAAGGTTACAGCCTTAGCCTTTCACTGCAAGGTCGTGAGGGCGTGCCAGAAACTAACGTCACCGATTATGACAATAAGGTGGTGTATGCCCGTCTAGATGACCAATTGAGAGTAGCTGCCATGGTCGATATTGGTGGATGGGATTCTGGCATAAGTACAGGACGTGTTGCTGACCTCCGGAAGATTGCACAAAACAGCTTTCCGTATGCAGGGGATTTCCAGCATGCGGATGCTTGGGCAGGTATGCGACCAGCAACACCTGAAGGAACGCCGGTTCTAGGCGCATCTAGCATAGATAATCTTTGGCTGAACATTGGGCATGGCAGTCTTGGCTTCACACTCGCCTGTGGCAGTGCCGAGATAGTAAGCAGCTTAATTGAAGGGCGGTCGCCAACGATCAAGCTGGATGGACTTAGTCGTCAATAA
- a CDS encoding RidA family protein translates to MNIGRINKSPRLSGAVIYNGTIFFSGQVSTNRKLDIRGQTLEVLSKIDELLMASGSDRSRLLSAQIWLKDIDRDFTAMNDVWTNWLPEGAAPARATVEARLASKDVLVEIMVIAATSA, encoded by the coding sequence ATGAACATTGGTCGTATAAATAAATCACCCCGTCTCTCAGGAGCGGTAATTTACAACGGAACGATATTTTTTTCTGGACAGGTATCTACCAACCGTAAATTAGACATAAGAGGTCAAACCCTGGAAGTTTTATCAAAAATTGATGAACTACTTATGGCTTCGGGCTCTGACCGTAGCCGCCTATTAAGCGCTCAGATATGGCTAAAAGACATCGATCGAGATTTCACAGCGATGAATGATGTTTGGACTAACTGGTTGCCAGAAGGTGCTGCGCCGGCGAGAGCAACTGTCGAAGCGCGCCTGGCATCCAAAGATGTATTAGTAGAAATCATGGTAATCGCGGCCACAAGCGCTTGA
- a CDS encoding MerR family transcriptional regulator, whose protein sequence is MLEPSHNNELPTIPGKRYFTIGEVADLCAVKAHVLRYWEQEFPQLSPVKRRGNRRYYQRADVITIRQIRSLLYDQGYTIGGAKQKLSSHEVKDDTSQYKQLIRQMITELEDVLEVLNAPAK, encoded by the coding sequence ATGCTGGAACCCAGTCATAACAACGAACTGCCCACCATCCCGGGCAAACGCTACTTCACCATCGGTGAGGTCGCCGACCTGTGTGCGGTCAAAGCCCACGTGTTGCGGTATTGGGAGCAGGAGTTCCCCCAGCTGTCGCCGGTCAAGCGCCGGGGCAATCGTCGCTACTATCAGCGCGCAGACGTCATCACCATCCGTCAGATCCGCAGCCTGCTGTACGATCAGGGCTACACCATTGGCGGTGCCAAGCAGAAGCTCAGCAGTCACGAGGTGAAGGACGATACCTCCCAGTACAAGCAGCTGATCCGGCAGATGATCACCGAGCTTGAAGACGTGCTGGAGGTGCTGAACGCACCGGCGAAGTGA
- the ihfA gene encoding integration host factor subunit alpha, which translates to MAALTKAEMAERLYEELGLNKREAKEMVEAFFDEIRGALSHNEQVKLSGFGNFDLRDKKQRPGRNPKTGEEIPISARRVVTFRPGQKLKQKVEAYAGTQS; encoded by the coding sequence ATGGCGGCTTTGACGAAAGCGGAAATGGCAGAGCGGTTGTACGAGGAGTTGGGCCTCAACAAGCGCGAAGCAAAGGAAATGGTAGAAGCCTTTTTCGACGAAATCAGGGGCGCCCTCAGTCACAACGAGCAGGTCAAATTGTCGGGCTTCGGCAACTTTGACCTGCGCGACAAGAAGCAGCGGCCCGGCCGAAATCCGAAGACTGGGGAAGAGATCCCCATCAGCGCCCGGCGTGTGGTGACCTTCCGTCCCGGACAAAAACTAAAGCAAAAAGTAGAAGCCTATGCTGGAACCCAGTCATAA
- the pheT gene encoding phenylalanine--tRNA ligase subunit beta — protein MKFSEQWLREWVNPAIGTQELMDQITMAGLEVDGFEPVAGQFTGVVVGQVQSVEPHPDADKLRVCQVSDGQQTVQVVCGAPNVRDGLKVPFAVVGAVLPGDFKIKKAKLRGQPSEGMLCSESELGLSDSHDGLMELPADAPVGQDIAEFLKLNDVTIDVDLTPNRADCLSIKGIAREVGVLNSLVVEEPEIPAVHAVHSEVPDIRVEAPAGCPRYLGRVLRNVNLKAESPLWMQEKLRRSGIRSIDAAVDVTNYVLLELGQPMHAFDRSEIQGGIVVRMAETGEKLVLLDGQEVELTDQTLIIADHEKPIAIAGVMGGEHSGVSGNTGDLVLESAYFDPITLAGKARHYGLHTDASHRFERGVDYKLARQAMERATQLLLDIVGGEPGEIVEVVSDEHLPKDRLVDLRSQRLYDVLGLEIDRTTVEEILTRLGLHIEKLLKDGWRVSVPSFRPDIAIEEDLIEEVGRIFGYNNLPVTEPIGSLGLRQQDEATRPVSAIRNFFVGHGYQEAVTYSFVDPKVQQLIDPEREGIALANPISSDLSVMRTTLWSGLLKTVAYNQNRQQGRIRLFETGLRFEQSDQRIDQQQMLAGVVVGGQYPENWANGRRTADFFDVKGELESLFRLLGVEIQFVGSQHPALHPGQTAELLRDGEHVGWLGTLHPQVQKNLELNGTILMFELFLNSIVTGYVPNFKEISKFPEVRRDLAIIIGSDVAFADVERVARKHAGERLTALRAFDVYEGESLGEGNRSLALSLFWQHPERTLNEDEVHTLFNGVIDALKEELGATLRS, from the coding sequence ATGAAATTCAGTGAACAGTGGCTGCGCGAGTGGGTTAACCCGGCAATCGGAACCCAGGAATTGATGGACCAGATCACCATGGCCGGTCTGGAAGTGGATGGCTTCGAACCCGTTGCCGGCCAGTTTACCGGCGTGGTCGTCGGACAAGTGCAATCGGTCGAGCCGCACCCGGACGCCGACAAGTTGCGGGTCTGCCAGGTCAGTGACGGCCAGCAGACGGTGCAGGTGGTCTGTGGCGCGCCCAACGTTCGGGACGGCCTGAAAGTCCCCTTCGCCGTGGTGGGTGCGGTACTGCCGGGCGACTTCAAGATCAAGAAGGCCAAGCTTCGTGGCCAGCCCTCCGAAGGTATGCTCTGCTCCGAATCCGAGCTGGGTCTGTCCGACAGTCATGACGGCCTGATGGAGTTGCCGGCGGATGCCCCGGTCGGGCAGGACATTGCCGAATTCCTGAAGCTCAATGACGTGACCATCGACGTCGACCTGACGCCGAACCGCGCCGACTGCCTGTCTATCAAGGGCATCGCGCGCGAGGTTGGCGTGCTGAACAGCCTGGTGGTGGAAGAGCCGGAAATTCCGGCGGTGCATGCCGTGCATTCCGAGGTTCCGGACATCCGCGTCGAGGCGCCGGCGGGCTGCCCGCGGTATCTGGGCCGCGTTCTGCGCAACGTCAATCTCAAGGCGGAATCGCCGTTGTGGATGCAGGAAAAGCTGCGCCGCTCAGGCATCCGGTCCATCGACGCGGCCGTGGATGTTACCAACTACGTCCTGCTGGAGTTGGGCCAGCCCATGCACGCGTTCGACCGCTCCGAAATCCAGGGTGGCATCGTGGTGCGCATGGCCGAAACCGGTGAAAAGCTGGTGCTGCTCGACGGCCAGGAAGTGGAGCTAACCGATCAGACCCTGATCATCGCCGACCATGAGAAGCCCATTGCCATTGCCGGCGTCATGGGTGGCGAGCATTCCGGGGTCAGCGGCAACACCGGTGACCTGGTGCTGGAGTCCGCTTATTTCGATCCGATTACCTTGGCCGGCAAGGCACGTCACTACGGCCTGCACACCGACGCTTCGCACCGGTTCGAGCGCGGCGTGGACTACAAGCTCGCGCGCCAGGCCATGGAGCGTGCCACCCAGTTGCTGCTGGACATAGTCGGCGGTGAGCCGGGTGAAATTGTCGAGGTGGTGAGCGACGAGCATCTGCCCAAGGATCGCCTGGTGGACCTGCGCTCCCAGCGACTTTACGACGTGCTGGGTCTGGAGATCGATCGCACCACGGTGGAAGAGATTCTGACCCGTCTGGGCCTGCACATCGAGAAACTGCTGAAGGACGGCTGGCGCGTGAGCGTGCCGAGCTTCCGTCCGGACATTGCCATCGAAGAGGACCTGATCGAGGAAGTCGGGCGCATCTTTGGCTACAACAACCTGCCGGTGACCGAGCCCATTGGCTCCCTTGGCCTGCGTCAGCAGGACGAGGCGACCCGCCCGGTGTCGGCCATTCGCAACTTCTTTGTCGGTCACGGCTACCAGGAGGCGGTGACCTATAGCTTCGTGGACCCGAAGGTCCAGCAGCTGATTGACCCGGAGCGTGAGGGCATTGCCCTGGCCAACCCGATTTCATCCGATCTGTCGGTGATGCGCACCACCCTGTGGAGCGGGCTGCTGAAAACCGTGGCCTACAATCAGAATCGCCAGCAGGGTCGCATTCGACTGTTCGAGACCGGTCTGCGCTTTGAGCAGTCGGACCAGCGCATCGACCAGCAGCAAATGCTGGCGGGCGTCGTGGTTGGAGGGCAGTACCCCGAAAACTGGGCAAACGGTCGCAGAACCGCCGACTTCTTTGATGTAAAAGGGGAATTGGAAAGCCTGTTCCGCTTGCTGGGCGTCGAGATCCAGTTTGTCGGCAGCCAGCATCCAGCCCTGCATCCGGGCCAGACCGCCGAGCTGCTTCGCGACGGCGAACATGTCGGCTGGCTGGGCACATTGCACCCACAAGTTCAGAAAAATCTGGAACTTAATGGCACGATCCTGATGTTTGAGCTATTCTTGAACTCAATCGTTACCGGTTATGTGCCTAATTTCAAAGAAATTTCGAAATTCCCGGAAGTTCGCCGGGATTTGGCTATCATTATCGGGAGCGATGTGGCGTTTGCCGACGTCGAGCGTGTCGCCCGAAAGCACGCTGGCGAGCGGCTGACGGCCTTGCGTGCATTTGACGTGTACGAAGGGGAGAGTCTGGGTGAAGGCAACCGCAGCCTGGCTCTGAGCCTGTTCTGGCAGCACCCCGAACGCACGTTGAATGAAGATGAGGTTCACACACTCTTCAACGGCGTGATCGACGCCCTGAAAGAAGAGTTGGGGGCAACACTGAGGAGTTAA
- the pheS gene encoding phenylalanine--tRNA ligase subunit alpha, with the protein MENLEQLVQDGLAAVDKADSLQALDQIRVEYLGKKGVITQQAKTLGKLSAEERPAAGQKINEAKGQVEQAINARRADLERAAIEQKLASESIDVTLPGRGQDLGGLHPVTRTLERIEQFFARAGYTVEQGPEIEDDYHNFEALNIPGHHPARAMHDTFYFNPGTLLRTHTSPVQIRTMETDKPPFRMICPGRVYRCDSDMTHTPMFHQVEGLLVEKDVSFADLKSTVEEFLRVFFERDLKVRFRPSYFPFTEPSAEVDIEWGREADGSIKWLEVMGCGMVHPKVFEHCGIDAEEYRGFAFGLGVERLAMLRYGVNDLRMFFENDLRFLRQFR; encoded by the coding sequence ATGGAAAACCTGGAGCAACTGGTTCAGGACGGTCTGGCTGCGGTGGACAAGGCCGACAGCCTGCAGGCGCTTGATCAAATTCGTGTCGAATACCTCGGTAAAAAAGGTGTGATCACCCAGCAGGCAAAGACCCTGGGCAAGCTGTCGGCAGAAGAGCGCCCTGCGGCCGGCCAGAAAATCAACGAGGCCAAGGGCCAGGTCGAACAGGCCATCAACGCCCGCCGCGCCGACCTCGAGCGCGCCGCCATTGAGCAGAAGCTGGCCAGCGAATCCATCGATGTGACCCTGCCGGGCCGGGGCCAGGACCTGGGCGGCCTGCATCCGGTGACCCGCACCCTCGAACGCATTGAACAGTTCTTCGCCCGGGCTGGCTACACCGTGGAGCAGGGCCCGGAAATCGAAGACGATTACCACAACTTCGAGGCCCTGAATATTCCCGGTCACCACCCGGCGCGTGCCATGCACGACACCTTCTATTTCAATCCGGGCACGCTGCTGCGCACTCACACCTCGCCGGTGCAGATCCGCACCATGGAGACCGACAAGCCGCCGTTCCGGATGATTTGCCCGGGCCGGGTCTATCGTTGCGACTCCGACATGACCCACACCCCCATGTTCCACCAGGTTGAGGGGCTGTTGGTCGAGAAAGACGTCAGTTTTGCCGATCTGAAAAGCACGGTGGAGGAGTTCCTTCGGGTGTTCTTCGAGCGGGATCTGAAAGTGCGGTTCCGTCCGTCGTATTTTCCGTTCACCGAGCCTTCCGCCGAGGTGGATATCGAGTGGGGCCGGGAAGCGGACGGCAGCATCAAATGGCTGGAAGTGATGGGCTGTGGCATGGTCCACCCCAAAGTGTTTGAGCATTGCGGTATTGATGCCGAAGAGTACCGTGGTTTCGCGTTTGGCCTGGGGGTGGAGCGCCTGGCCATGCTGCGCTACGGCGTGAACGATCTGCGGATGTTTTTCGAGAACGATTTGCGCTTCCTGCGCCAGTTCCGTTAA
- the rplT gene encoding 50S ribosomal protein L20, translating to MARVKRGVVARRRHKKILNQAKGYYGARSRVFRVAKQAVIKAGQYAYRDRRNRKRAFRALWIARINAGARANGLSYSRLIAGLKKANVEIDRKVLADLAMNEQQAFAAVVEKAKASL from the coding sequence ATGGCTCGTGTAAAACGTGGTGTGGTCGCACGCCGTCGTCACAAAAAGATTCTCAATCAGGCCAAAGGTTACTACGGTGCCCGTAGCCGTGTATTCCGCGTTGCCAAGCAGGCGGTTATCAAGGCCGGTCAGTACGCTTACCGCGACCGTCGTAACCGCAAGCGTGCGTTCCGCGCGCTGTGGATTGCCCGTATCAACGCGGGTGCCCGCGCGAACGGTCTGTCCTACAGCCGTCTGATCGCTGGCCTGAAGAAGGCAAACGTTGAAATCGATCGTAAGGTTCTGGCCGACCTGGCCATGAACGAGCAGCAGGCGTTTGCCGCTGTAGTCGAGAAAGCCAAAGCGTCCCTGTGA
- the rpmI gene encoding 50S ribosomal protein L35 translates to MPKMKTKSGATKRFKKTATGFKHKQSFTSHILTKKSPKRKRQLRGTKLIAKSDVASIKRMTSC, encoded by the coding sequence ATGCCTAAGATGAAAACCAAAAGTGGAGCCACGAAACGGTTCAAGAAAACCGCCACTGGCTTCAAGCACAAGCAGTCCTTCACCAGTCATATCCTGACCAAGAAGAGCCCTAAGCGTAAGCGTCAGCTCCGCGGTACCAAGCTGATCGCCAAGTCTGATGTGGCTTCCATCAAGCGTATGACCTCGTGCTAA
- the infC gene encoding translation initiation factor IF-3: protein MKQRTNRGGRTPKAPINENIDATEVRLIDAEGNQVGVVPIEDALKHAEEASLDLVQVTDSDPIVCKIMDYGKKIFDEKKAKAAAKKKQKQTQVKELKFRPGTEEGDYQVKLRNLVRFLENGDRGKITIRFRGREMAHQEIGMKLMARIEADVEELATVEMRPKMEGRQMTMVVAPRKKK, encoded by the coding sequence ATTAAACAGCGAACGAATCGGGGTGGGCGCACACCAAAGGCGCCGATCAATGAGAATATTGACGCAACCGAAGTCCGCCTGATTGACGCAGAAGGCAATCAGGTAGGGGTAGTACCAATTGAGGATGCTCTGAAGCACGCTGAAGAGGCATCTCTTGACCTGGTCCAGGTTACGGATTCCGATCCGATCGTCTGTAAGATAATGGACTACGGCAAGAAGATCTTCGACGAGAAAAAGGCCAAGGCGGCTGCCAAGAAAAAGCAGAAGCAGACGCAGGTCAAAGAGCTGAAGTTCCGTCCAGGAACTGAAGAAGGGGATTATCAGGTCAAACTACGCAACCTGGTACGTTTCCTTGAGAACGGGGACCGCGGCAAGATCACCATTCGTTTCCGCGGCCGTGAGATGGCACACCAAGAAATTGGTATGAAGCTCATGGCCCGCATTGAGGCGGATGTTGAGGAGCTGGCCACGGTAGAGATGCGGCCGAAAATGGAAGGCCGGCAGATGACCATGGTAGTGGCGCCCCGCAAGAAGAAGTGA
- the thrS gene encoding threonine--tRNA ligase translates to MPVVTLPDGSHRSFAEPVTVHDVAADIGAGLAKAALAGRVDGKLVDTSHRIEDDAELAIITDRDEDGVDIIRHSTAHLLAMAVKELFPSAQVTIGPVIDNGFYYDFKFDRPFTNEDLARIEKRMEELSKQDIPVSRSVLSRDEAVKLFDEMGEEYKVRIIEDIPGDEDLSFYRQGEFIDLCRGPHVPSTGKLKAFKLTKVAGAYWRGDTGNEQLQRVYGTAWGNKKDLKAYLHRLEEAEKRDHRKVGKKLGLFHMQEEAPGMVFWHPAGWSVYQEIEQYMRDTLHRHGYQEIKTPQVVSRTLWEKSGHWDKFHDDMFTTESEKHDFAIKPMNCPCHIQVFNQGLKSYKDLPLRLAEFGSCHRNEASGALHGLMRVRGFTQDDAHIFCEEDAIQEEVSRFIDLLHEVYKDFGFDQILYKLSTRPEKRVGSDEVWDKSEAALEEALNREGVDWELLPGEGAFYGPKIEFSLKDCIGRVWQCGTIQVDFSMPGRLGAQYVADNSERKTPVMLHRAVLGSFERFIGILIEEYEGAFPTWLAPTQVAVLNITDNQREYCQNLAKKLDSLGYRVNADLRNEKIGFKIREHTLNKVPYLVVVGDKEIENNAVAVRTRKGEDLGTLSLEAFEQLLAEEVERKGRTKTEI, encoded by the coding sequence ATGCCCGTCGTTACCCTGCCGGACGGCAGCCATCGTAGTTTTGCAGAACCCGTAACCGTACATGACGTCGCCGCTGACATCGGCGCCGGCCTGGCCAAGGCTGCCCTGGCGGGCCGCGTTGACGGCAAGCTGGTCGACACCAGTCATCGCATCGAAGACGATGCCGAACTGGCGATCATCACCGATCGTGACGAGGACGGTGTCGACATCATCCGTCACTCCACCGCGCACCTGCTGGCCATGGCCGTGAAAGAGCTGTTTCCCTCGGCCCAGGTCACCATCGGCCCGGTGATCGACAATGGCTTCTATTACGATTTCAAATTCGACCGCCCGTTTACCAACGAAGACCTGGCGCGGATCGAGAAGCGCATGGAAGAGCTGTCCAAGCAGGACATTCCGGTTTCCCGTTCGGTTCTGTCGCGGGATGAGGCGGTCAAGCTGTTCGATGAGATGGGCGAGGAGTACAAGGTCCGGATCATCGAGGACATTCCCGGTGATGAGGATCTGTCCTTCTACCGTCAGGGCGAGTTCATCGACCTGTGTCGTGGCCCGCACGTGCCCAGCACCGGCAAGCTCAAGGCGTTCAAGCTGACCAAGGTGGCGGGTGCCTACTGGCGTGGCGACACCGGCAACGAGCAGCTGCAGCGGGTGTATGGCACCGCCTGGGGCAACAAGAAAGATCTGAAGGCGTACCTGCATCGCCTGGAAGAGGCCGAGAAGCGCGATCACCGCAAGGTGGGCAAGAAGCTGGGTCTGTTCCACATGCAGGAAGAAGCGCCGGGCATGGTGTTCTGGCACCCGGCGGGCTGGTCGGTGTACCAGGAAATCGAGCAGTACATGCGCGACACCCTGCATCGCCACGGCTACCAGGAGATCAAGACCCCGCAGGTGGTCTCGCGCACCCTGTGGGAGAAGTCCGGGCACTGGGACAAGTTCCACGACGACATGTTCACCACCGAGTCGGAGAAGCACGACTTCGCTATCAAGCCGATGAACTGTCCGTGCCACATCCAGGTGTTCAACCAGGGTCTGAAGAGTTACAAGGACCTGCCGCTGCGACTGGCGGAGTTCGGCTCCTGTCACCGGAACGAGGCCTCCGGCGCACTGCACGGCCTGATGCGGGTGCGTGGCTTTACCCAGGACGACGCCCACATCTTCTGCGAAGAAGACGCCATTCAGGAAGAGGTGTCTCGTTTCATCGACCTGCTGCACGAAGTCTACAAGGACTTCGGCTTCGATCAGATCCTGTACAAGCTGTCCACTCGTCCCGAGAAGCGGGTCGGCTCGGACGAGGTCTGGGACAAGTCGGAGGCCGCTCTGGAGGAGGCGCTCAATCGCGAGGGCGTGGATTGGGAACTGCTGCCGGGTGAGGGCGCGTTCTACGGTCCGAAGATCGAATTCTCCCTGAAGGACTGCATTGGCCGGGTCTGGCAGTGTGGCACCATCCAGGTGGACTTCTCCATGCCGGGTCGTCTCGGTGCCCAGTACGTGGCGGACAACTCCGAGCGCAAGACCCCGGTCATGCTGCACCGGGCAGTGCTGGGTTCGTTCGAGCGCTTCATCGGTATCCTGATCGAAGAGTACGAGGGCGCATTCCCGACCTGGCTGGCGCCAACCCAGGTGGCGGTGCTGAATATCACCGACAACCAGCGGGAATATTGCCAGAATCTGGCCAAAAAGCTGGATTCTTTGGGCTATAGGGTTAATGCTGACTTGAGAAACGAGAAGATCGGCTTTAAAATCCGCGAGCATACTCTTAACAAGGTTCCCTATCTTGTCGTCGTCGGCGACAAGGAAATCGAGAACAATGCGGTGGCGGTACGCACCCGCAAGGGCGAGGACCTGGGAACCTTATCGCTTGAAGCGTTCGAACAGCTGCTGGCTGAGGAAGTCGAGCGCAAGGGCAGAACCAAGACGGAGATCTAA